Proteins from a genomic interval of Maniola jurtina chromosome 8, ilManJurt1.1, whole genome shotgun sequence:
- the LOC123867302 gene encoding putative uncharacterized protein DDB_G0271606, with translation MTRPVLGIIFFALLSLGATQETTSTDDNNDKSNTVDPPPSVRLDPYIRKALLKALTDLEESESFTDTDPTDATSPLDSDILNTGEDVTVGDTNKENVQIHSFVVNGQAAFANTSNTSPTFIDDKISILGTTVGNVENYVTASLPTQATFNEIFQTRESGVNLQQVRSIQSTTKSKNDIAHNKYATSKPKSSISTTTTTTTTTTTTPKPTHNDDGENIEDVDKKDVQVFQAPLVAAFTVHQDGQGIPKKVIPIYQQTTNQEILKVSPTSNVYTQKLPFESFPNVPSTDFINQQLTLQKQLEEKQRILEEQLRFLQIQQRQQEQLLRNQQFLLQQKDALRHQSLFEQEQIKIQQLTEQQKLPSNQVNNNFSVHKNTQQSILNQNNAHVPQKSQVSIQPSLAFDQSSTLAPHQQLPSKEAVDFLINLRRQHPDQFPLQENHLPQGISNFLQPHPIQSFRQAPAIQLSNQIRPTEDQFRQKQGNRVFRHESGVGNFGVNSPNYNRFNTFDAPALTNRFVPGNRFSPDAELKQLLAQSTLNSRAHEDLNIVSKVLSLNHGVPINYISNRLPFDNRRQKRTSW, from the coding sequence GTGCTGGGAATTATTTTCTTCGCCTTGTTATCTCTTGGTGCCACCCAAGAGACAACTAGTACAGATGATAATAACGACAAATCAAATACCGTAGATCCACCGCCCTCAGTTCGGCTGGATCCTTACATTCGAAAAGCATTATTAAAAGCGCTTACTGATCTGGAAGAGAGTGAAAGCTTTACCGACACTGATCCGACGGATGCGACTTCTCCACTGGACTCCGATATTTTAAATACTGGCGAAGATGTTACTGTTGGTGACACTAACAAAGAGAATGTACAAATTCATTCTTTTGTTGTTAACGGACAAGCAGCATTCGCCAATACGTCTAATACCAGCCCGACATTTATTGAcgataaaatatcaattttaggTACAACAGTTGGAAATGTTGAAAATTATGTAACAGCTAGTCTTCCCACGCAAGCGacatttaatgaaatttttcagactAGGGAAAGTGGCGTTAATTTACAACAAGTTCGGAgtatacaaagcacaacaaaatcgAAAAATGATATTGCGCATAATAAGTATGCTACTTCAAAACCAAAAAGTTCCATAAGTACAACCACGACTACAACGACAACGACTACTACGACCCCAAAACCAACCCACAACGACGACGGAGAAAACATTGAAGATGTCGACAAAAAGGATGTTCAAGTTTTCCAAGCTCCTTTAGTTGCAGCATTTACCGTACATCAAGATGGACAAGGCATTCCAAAAAAGGTCATACCGATTTATCAACAAACGACTAATCAAGAAATTTTAAAGGTATCGCCAACATCAAATGTGTACACTCAGAAGCTGCCTTTCGAAAGTTTTCCAAATGTGCCGTCAACAGACTTTATAAATCAGCAATTAACATTACAGAAACAGCTAGAAGAAAAGCAAAGAATCCTGGAGGAGCAGCTCCGGTTCTTACAAATACAGCAGCGACAACAAGAGCAGTTACTAAGAAATCAACAATTTCTTTTACAACAAAAAGATGCACTAagacatcaatcattattcgaacaagaacaaataaaaatacaacaacTCACAGAACAACAAAAACTTCCCTCCaatcaagttaataataatttctcaGTGCATAAGAACACCCAACAAagtattttaaatcaaaataatgcTCATGTTCCACAAAAATCACAAGTTTCAATTCAACCAAGCTTAGCTTTCGACCAATCTAGTACATTAGCACCTCATCAGCAACTGCCGAGTAAAGAAGCTGTAGATTTCCTCATTAATTTACGAAGGCAGCATCCAGATCAGTTTCCATTACAAGAAAATCACCTTCCTCAGGGAATAAGCAATTTTTTGCAACCGCATCCCATTCAGAGCTTCCGTCAAGCTCCAGCTATACAGCTTTCGAATCAAATAAGGCCGACTGAAGACCAATTCAGACAAAAGCAAGGAAATCGTGTTTTTCGTCATGAAAGTGGAGTTGGAAATTTCGGAGTAAATAGCCCAAATTACAATAGGTTCAATACATTTGATGCACCGGCTCTTACAAATCGCTTTGTGCCGGGAAATAGATTTAGTCCTGACGCGGAATTAAAGCAGTTGTTAGCTCAAAGTACTCTTAACTCAAGAGCTCATGAGGACCTGAATATAGTATCCAAAGTATTATCTTTGAACCACGGAGTCCCAATAAATTATATATCAAATAGACTCCCATTCGATAATCGAAGACAGAAAAGAACTTCTTGGTGA
- the LOC123867304 gene encoding coiled-coil domain-containing protein 12 isoform X2: MVVLDTMEGIGNLEEQALKRKERLKTLKRKAPNQGDEDTASKGDFVVLPKPKFRSYKPQDEDLKKEKLTDAAPSLVEEEVKDLVEAGKEKVVLQDLDISSLAPRKPDWDLKRDVSKKLEKLERRTQKAIAELIWERLRHGNEENLSAMVTMNENRPADDD; the protein is encoded by the exons ATGGTAGTGTTAGATACCATGGAAGGTATTGGAAATTTAGAAGAACAGGCCCTAAAAAGGAAGGAGAGACTTAAAACCCTCAAACGAAAAGCTCCCAACCAAGGCGATGAAGACACTGCTTCTAAAGGGGATTTTGTTGTACTTCCGAA gCCTAAATTTCGAAGTTACAAGCCACAAgatgaagatttaaaaaaagagaAATTAACTGATGCTGCACCATCATTAGTTGAAGAAGAAGTTAAAGATTTAGTTGAGGCTGGCAAAGAAAAG GTAGTTTTACAAGATTTGGATATATCCAGTCTTGCACCTCGGAAGCCTGATTGGGATCTTAAGAGAGATGTCTCTAAGAAGTTAGAGAAGCTTGAGCGAAGAACACAAAAGGCTATAGCTGAATTGATTTGGGAGCGATTGAGGCATGGCAATGAAGAAAACCTGAGTGCTATGGTGACCATGAATGAAAATAGACCAGCAGATGATGATTGA
- the LOC123867304 gene encoding coiled-coil domain-containing protein 12 isoform X1, whose protein sequence is MVVLDTMEGIGNLEEQALKRKERLKTLKRKAPNQGDEDTASKGDFVVLPKPKFRSYKPQDEDLKKEKLTDAAPSLVEEEVKDLVEAGKEKVSSYIIHNFILQVVLQDLDISSLAPRKPDWDLKRDVSKKLEKLERRTQKAIAELIWERLRHGNEENLSAMVTMNENRPADDD, encoded by the exons ATGGTAGTGTTAGATACCATGGAAGGTATTGGAAATTTAGAAGAACAGGCCCTAAAAAGGAAGGAGAGACTTAAAACCCTCAAACGAAAAGCTCCCAACCAAGGCGATGAAGACACTGCTTCTAAAGGGGATTTTGTTGTACTTCCGAA gCCTAAATTTCGAAGTTACAAGCCACAAgatgaagatttaaaaaaagagaAATTAACTGATGCTGCACCATCATTAGTTGAAGAAGAAGTTAAAGATTTAGTTGAGGCTGGCAAAGAAAAGGTAAGTTCATACATAATT CACAATTTTATATTACAGGTAGTTTTACAAGATTTGGATATATCCAGTCTTGCACCTCGGAAGCCTGATTGGGATCTTAAGAGAGATGTCTCTAAGAAGTTAGAGAAGCTTGAGCGAAGAACACAAAAGGCTATAGCTGAATTGATTTGGGAGCGATTGAGGCATGGCAATGAAGAAAACCTGAGTGCTATGGTGACCATGAATGAAAATAGACCAGCAGATGATGATTGA
- the LOC123867303 gene encoding putative carbonic anhydrase 3: protein MWLLIQTVITLALCQAPELACGEDFGYDGEIGPPYWGDRYRECRGKHQSPININILRVKQVALPDIDFIGFDDPIDDVHVTNNGHTVLIEVENEPHPRVSGGPLDGSYVFSQMHFHWGDNDTFGSEDKINHRSFAMELHMVFYKEDYKSIQQAVKHSDGLTVLAFFYELDRHKHPAYDDITSALANVTEPHSSVVMSNPFSFLNILPLDLRRYFTYRGSLTTPPCSEVVIWLDFEQPIRLAHDQIEAFRELRSANGKITHNFRPIQPIGDRVVFYNIDNNYFAYNEVDDPDETGSGNTRKQGNNSSFKFRLNIIFYISILALLAI from the exons CGCCTGAGCTCGCTTGTGGTGAAGATTTTGGATATGATGGAGAGATAG GTCCACCATATTGGGGTGATCGGTACAGGGAGTGCAGAGGCAAGCATCAGAGTCCAATCAACATAAACATCTTGCGAGTGAAGCAAGTGGCGCTGCCCGACATAGATTTTATAGGCTTCGACGACCCTATCGACGATGTACACGTCACCAACAATGGACATACAG ttCTGATCGAGGTAGAAAACGAGCCCCATCCGCGAGTGAGTGGAGGCCCTCTGGACGGTAGCTACGTGTTCAGTCAGATGCACTTCCATTGGGGAGACAATGACACTTTTGGTTCAGAGGATAAAATTAACCACAGAAG tTTCGCAATGGAATTACATATGGTATTTTACAAAGAAGACTACAAGTCGATCCAACAAGCTGTGAAACATTCTGATGGGTTAACAGTACTGGCCTTTTTTTATGAG TTGGATCGTCACAAGCACCCCGCGTACGACGACATCACGTCCGCGCTCGCCAACGTCACCGAGCCGCACTCCAGCGTGGTGATGAGCAACCCGTTCTCCTTCCTCAACATCCTGCCCCTGGACCTGCGCCGCTACTTCACCTACAGGGGCTCCTTGACCACGCCGCCGTGCTCGGAAGTCGTCATATGGCTAGATTTCGAACAGCCTATACGACTGGCACATGATCAG ATCGAGGCATTTAGAGAGCTGCGATCGGCGAATGGAAAGATTACCCACAACTTCAGACCGATACAACCGATCGGCGATCGCGTAGTGTTCTACAACATAGACAACAACTACTTCGCCTACAACGAAGTCGATGATCCTGACGAAACTGGCTCGGGAAATACAAGAAAACAGGGAAACAACAGTAGCTTTAAGTTTaggttaaatattattttttacataagtaTATTAGCATTATTGGCAATATAG